In Nocardioides cavernae, a single genomic region encodes these proteins:
- a CDS encoding polyketide cyclase, translating into MIGDRWGVTDAEVRRTYGCDSFVIAPTLQAWRGVTVRAEAATVWARVRQVRLAPYSYDLVDNLGRRSPRDLRDVPEPQVGDPFTRALGRDQGRVVAVEPGRELTATIMGAHMSYAVLSRESDVRLVLKVVACTSRWLAPALSVGDLVMARKQLLTLKALAEADQRRTGPTSPR; encoded by the coding sequence ATGATCGGCGACCGGTGGGGTGTCACGGATGCCGAGGTACGCCGCACCTACGGGTGCGACTCCTTCGTCATAGCGCCGACGCTGCAGGCGTGGCGCGGGGTCACCGTCCGGGCCGAGGCCGCCACCGTGTGGGCCCGCGTCCGGCAGGTGCGTCTGGCGCCCTACTCCTACGACCTCGTCGACAACCTCGGCCGGCGCTCACCGCGCGACCTCCGCGACGTACCGGAGCCGCAGGTCGGTGACCCGTTCACCCGCGCGCTCGGCCGCGATCAGGGGCGGGTGGTGGCGGTCGAACCCGGCCGCGAGCTCACCGCGACGATCATGGGCGCCCACATGTCGTACGCCGTCCTGTCGCGGGAGAGCGACGTACGCCTCGTGCTCAAGGTGGTGGCCTGCACCAGCAGGTGGCTGGCTCCGGCCCTCTCGGTCGGCGACCTGGTGATGGCGCGCAAGCAGCTGCTCACTCTCAAGGCGCTCGCCGAGGCGGATCAACGTCGGACGGGACCGACCTCGCCGCGATAG
- a CDS encoding ABC transporter substrate-binding protein gives MLKTSRRAAQRHLAVVTLVSAAIALSACAPTDEADSGSDSGSETSETSESSESEAPAADECTPDAMETVADGTLTIATDDPAYEPWFVDNDPTNGEGYESAVAYAIAEQLGYTQDQVAWVKVPFNKVVQPGPKDFDFDVNQVSITEARRKAVDFSSGYYDVVQTVITNKGSAIDGTTSLADLADAKLGAQVGTTSYTAITDQIQPSQDPAVFDTNDQAVQALKNGQIDGIVVDLPTAYFMTAVQLDDGVIVGQLPLPDGEPEQFGAVLAKDSPLTDCVSSAVDTLREDGVLDQIGQEWLAQQGAPELS, from the coding sequence ATGCTGAAGACCTCCCGGCGCGCAGCCCAGCGCCACCTCGCCGTCGTCACCCTCGTGTCCGCTGCGATCGCGCTCTCCGCGTGCGCCCCGACCGACGAGGCCGACAGCGGCAGCGACTCCGGTTCGGAGACCTCGGAGACCTCGGAGAGCTCGGAGTCCGAGGCGCCCGCCGCCGACGAGTGCACGCCCGACGCGATGGAGACGGTCGCCGACGGCACCCTGACCATCGCGACCGACGACCCCGCCTACGAGCCGTGGTTCGTCGACAACGACCCGACCAACGGTGAGGGCTACGAGTCCGCCGTGGCGTACGCCATCGCCGAGCAGCTCGGCTACACCCAGGACCAGGTCGCCTGGGTGAAGGTCCCGTTCAACAAGGTCGTCCAGCCCGGCCCCAAGGACTTCGACTTCGACGTCAACCAGGTGTCCATCACCGAGGCCCGCCGCAAGGCCGTGGACTTCTCCTCCGGCTACTACGACGTCGTGCAGACCGTCATCACCAACAAGGGCAGCGCGATCGACGGCACCACCAGCCTCGCCGACCTCGCGGACGCCAAGCTCGGCGCGCAGGTCGGCACGACCAGCTACACCGCGATCACCGACCAGATCCAGCCCTCGCAGGACCCGGCCGTCTTCGACACCAACGACCAGGCGGTCCAGGCGCTCAAGAACGGCCAGATCGACGGCATCGTCGTCGACCTCCCCACCGCCTACTTCATGACCGCCGTGCAGCTCGACGACGGCGTGATCGTCGGCCAGCTCCCGCTCCCCGACGGCGAGCCGGAGCAGTTCGGCGCCGTCCTGGCCAAGGACAGCCCGCTGACCGACTGCGTCTCGTCGGCCGTCGACACGCTGCGCGAGGACGGCGTCCTCGACCAGATCGGCCAGGAGTGGCTGGCCCAGCAGGGCGCTCCCGAGCTGTCCTGA
- a CDS encoding NUDIX domain-containing protein, with protein sequence MEFTDYHTRLAAYVLLVDEVEGQECVLLAWWNGEGHSDPAWSLPGGGIEFDESIRDGLVREVFEETGYHVEPGGLLAEDFFTGQGRTFDGLFRSQRFVFEATITGGELGTTEVDGSTDHAAWVPLAELDAQSRVGIVDVALSARAQQEQQR encoded by the coding sequence ATGGAGTTCACCGACTACCACACCCGGCTCGCCGCCTACGTGCTCCTCGTCGACGAGGTCGAGGGGCAGGAGTGCGTTCTGCTCGCGTGGTGGAACGGCGAAGGGCACAGCGACCCGGCCTGGTCCCTGCCCGGCGGCGGGATCGAGTTCGACGAGTCGATCCGGGACGGGCTGGTCCGCGAGGTCTTCGAGGAGACCGGCTACCACGTCGAGCCCGGTGGGCTCCTCGCCGAGGACTTCTTCACCGGACAGGGGCGCACCTTCGACGGGTTGTTCCGCTCGCAGCGGTTCGTCTTCGAGGCGACGATCACCGGCGGCGAGCTCGGGACGACCGAGGTCGACGGGTCGACCGACCACGCAGCGTGGGTCCCACTCGCTGAGCTCGACGCCCAGTCCCGCGTGGGCATCGTCGACGTCGCTCTGTCGGCCCGCGCACAGCAGGAGCAGCAGCGATGA
- a CDS encoding amino acid ABC transporter permease — protein sequence MTDQVDIAWEPSEVQRERDEWRRRRTIRSAAIASGSTVLLLGIVGGLVVSSPGWERVQETYFDWDKAVSSFPAVLEGLWLNIRVMALCAVLIVALSLTIAVMRTIRGPVAFPLRLVGTAYVDVFRGLPLLLVIFLLGFGGPALSLSGLPTSALFWGCAALVLSYSAYVAEVFRAGIESVHPSQRLAGRSLGLTYGQTLRHVVLPQAWRRVIPPLMNDLVSLQKDSGLIAVLGVVDAIRAAQIETAIDFNYTPYVVAGVLFCCLTIPMARLTDRYARKKGYHGAGGHL from the coding sequence GTGACTGACCAGGTGGACATCGCCTGGGAGCCTTCCGAGGTCCAGCGCGAGCGCGACGAGTGGCGGCGCCGACGCACGATCCGCAGCGCGGCCATCGCGTCGGGCAGCACGGTGCTGCTGCTCGGGATCGTCGGCGGCCTGGTGGTCAGCTCGCCGGGCTGGGAGCGCGTCCAGGAGACGTACTTCGACTGGGACAAGGCCGTCTCGTCGTTCCCGGCGGTGCTCGAGGGCCTCTGGCTCAACATCCGGGTGATGGCGCTGTGCGCAGTCCTCATCGTCGCGTTGAGCCTGACGATCGCCGTCATGCGCACCATCCGCGGTCCCGTCGCGTTCCCGCTGCGCCTGGTCGGCACGGCGTACGTCGACGTCTTCCGCGGCCTGCCGCTGCTGCTGGTGATCTTCCTGCTCGGCTTCGGCGGACCCGCGCTCAGCCTGTCCGGGCTGCCCACGTCGGCCCTCTTCTGGGGATGCGCGGCCCTGGTGCTGTCGTACTCCGCGTACGTCGCCGAGGTGTTCCGGGCCGGCATCGAGTCGGTCCACCCCAGCCAGCGCCTGGCTGGGCGGTCGCTCGGCCTGACCTACGGGCAGACGCTGCGCCACGTCGTGCTGCCCCAGGCCTGGCGCCGGGTCATCCCGCCGCTGATGAACGACCTGGTCTCGCTCCAGAAGGACTCGGGCCTGATCGCCGTGCTCGGCGTCGTGGACGCGATCCGCGCGGCCCAGATCGAGACGGCCATCGACTTCAACTACACGCCGTACGTCGTCGCCGGCGTGCTGTTCTGCTGCCTCACCATCCCGATGGCGAGGCTCACCGACCGCTACGCCCGCAAGAAGGGCTACCACGGGGCAGGAGGCCACCTGTGA
- a CDS encoding amino acid ABC transporter ATP-binding protein, translating to MSTATTELLRLDGVRKSFGDHVVLREVDLTIEPGECVVLIGASGSGKSTLLRCVNLLEVVDDGVITFEGRDITDPRVDGDEVRSRMGLVFQAYNLFPHLDVMGNVTLALRLVHGVGAEEARSRGMAMLERVGLAAKAEARPDDLSGGQQQRVAIARALVANPRLMLLDEVTSALDPELVGEVLDLLTELKAEGVTMLLNTHEMGFARDVADEVCFLHDGRIHERGRPEQVIGDPQEDRTRAFLSRIRAS from the coding sequence GTGAGCACCGCCACGACTGAGCTGCTGCGCCTCGACGGCGTCCGCAAGTCCTTCGGCGACCACGTCGTGCTGCGCGAGGTCGACCTGACCATCGAGCCCGGCGAGTGCGTCGTGCTGATCGGCGCGTCGGGATCCGGCAAGTCGACGCTGCTGCGGTGCGTCAACCTCCTCGAGGTCGTCGACGACGGCGTGATCACCTTCGAGGGCCGCGACATCACCGATCCGCGCGTGGACGGCGACGAGGTGCGATCGCGCATGGGGTTGGTCTTCCAGGCCTACAACCTCTTCCCGCACCTGGACGTGATGGGCAACGTCACCCTGGCGCTGCGCCTGGTGCACGGGGTCGGCGCCGAGGAGGCGCGGTCCCGCGGGATGGCGATGCTGGAGCGGGTGGGCCTCGCCGCCAAGGCGGAGGCGCGCCCCGACGACCTGTCCGGTGGGCAGCAGCAGCGGGTGGCGATCGCCCGGGCGCTGGTGGCCAACCCGCGGCTGATGCTGCTCGACGAGGTCACGAGCGCGCTCGACCCGGAGCTCGTCGGTGAGGTGCTCGACCTGCTGACCGAGCTCAAGGCCGAGGGCGTGACCATGCTGCTCAACACCCACGAGATGGGCTTCGCCCGCGACGTGGCCGACGAGGTCTGCTTCCTGCACGACGGGCGCATCCACGAGCGGGGGAGGCCCGAGCAGGTGATCGGCGACCCGCAGGAGGACCGCACGCGCGCCTTCCTCTCCCGGATCCGCGCCTCCTGA
- a CDS encoding HNH endonuclease signature motif containing protein, translating into MIEALAGPEAGGVEDLTARDLLALARDRKAAEDRAAADLLVVAARWADLHPPESIHSAATFTVPGCEHEEPIAGQGAPLVAEFCLAELGAVLGVSTTAAKKLVGHALELRHRLPRLWGQVQAGRVAAWRARSVAEVTIHATPALTREAAAFVDAQVAAVAGRVGPAQLDRLVAETITRFHLADVDPAADPEDGYLHVDPRHATIHDDDVHYAGTMRLEAELDIADALDLDRALAHGAASLKALGSDMSLGARRSAALGDLARTQTALDLAGAGADPQDLPAAREVVLHAHFDAHFDDLATVFGQTGRMEEGRRLVLLDQLRSWCADSRTKVTVKPVIDLNADLSTPAYEVPDRIREQVILRDRTCVFPWCTRPARGCDVDHVDEYDHAAEAEGRPQPGPTRTANLAALCRFHHRLKTHTAWRYQMTATGVFEWTSPHGHHYRRDRHGTSPIDPPDIAHPRRP; encoded by the coding sequence ATGATCGAGGCGCTGGCAGGACCGGAAGCAGGTGGGGTCGAGGACCTCACCGCTCGCGACCTGCTCGCGCTCGCGCGGGACCGGAAGGCGGCCGAGGACCGGGCAGCCGCCGACCTCCTCGTCGTGGCAGCTCGGTGGGCAGACCTGCACCCGCCGGAGTCGATCCACTCGGCCGCGACCTTCACGGTGCCCGGCTGTGAGCACGAGGAGCCCATCGCCGGTCAGGGCGCGCCGCTGGTCGCGGAGTTCTGCCTCGCCGAGCTCGGTGCGGTCCTCGGGGTCTCGACGACTGCGGCGAAGAAGCTGGTCGGTCATGCCCTCGAGCTGCGCCACCGGCTGCCGCGGTTGTGGGGTCAGGTCCAGGCCGGGCGGGTGGCGGCGTGGCGGGCCCGTTCGGTCGCGGAGGTCACCATCCACGCCACCCCGGCCCTCACCCGTGAAGCCGCGGCGTTCGTGGATGCCCAGGTCGCCGCCGTCGCCGGTCGCGTCGGGCCTGCGCAGCTGGACCGCCTCGTCGCGGAGACGATCACGCGCTTCCACCTCGCCGACGTGGACCCGGCTGCGGATCCGGAGGACGGCTACCTCCATGTCGACCCGCGCCACGCGACGATCCATGACGACGACGTGCACTACGCCGGCACGATGCGCCTCGAGGCCGAGCTCGACATCGCCGACGCCCTCGACCTCGACCGCGCACTTGCCCACGGCGCGGCCAGCCTGAAGGCCCTCGGGTCCGACATGTCGCTGGGCGCGCGCCGTTCTGCTGCCCTCGGTGACCTGGCTCGCACCCAGACCGCGCTCGACCTCGCCGGAGCGGGAGCGGACCCGCAGGACCTGCCCGCCGCGCGCGAGGTCGTGCTGCACGCCCACTTCGACGCCCACTTCGACGACCTGGCGACCGTGTTCGGGCAGACGGGACGCATGGAGGAGGGCCGGCGGCTGGTGCTCCTCGACCAGCTCCGGTCATGGTGTGCCGACTCCCGGACCAAGGTCACCGTCAAGCCCGTCATCGACCTCAACGCCGACCTCTCGACCCCGGCGTACGAGGTGCCCGACCGGATCCGCGAGCAGGTCATCCTCCGCGACAGGACGTGCGTCTTCCCCTGGTGCACCCGACCGGCCCGGGGATGCGACGTCGACCACGTCGACGAGTACGACCATGCCGCAGAGGCGGAAGGCCGGCCACAACCCGGCCCAACCCGGACGGCCAACCTCGCCGCCCTTTGTCGGTTCCACCACCGGCTGAAGACCCACACCGCCTGGCGCTACCAGATGACCGCGACCGGGGTGTTCGAGTGGACCTCCCCGCACGGCCACCACTACCGCCGCGACCGCCACGGCACCAGCCCGATCGACCCGCCCGACATCGCGCACCCTCGCCGACCATGA
- a CDS encoding alkaline phosphatase family protein produces the protein MAQHRARLLAVVAASAVALTVVGTQSGAQAGGRGGHGPRPPDRPTKVVVIVVDALSKEIVETYGMRNVQALMKDGVDTPKGYLGHTGSVTVVTHNVVTTGASPKHMGWTNEGYRDVAGLLGAPGGLYITSNFGRDQMAPLQQAAGYPHLSDYLDDTGKVFTVSPKGYAAWGLSGPGSANTSTITFGSKTCPVPGSNPPVTTRHRAPTGWNVPSYFSADCGSRWVVARDTGYDTLQYPAQLYPATDNRYVVGNDPAHQGGDIWATDAVLEIMGQEGDGWSGIFVSLPGVDKAAHMWGGVNDPEGATPGYDPMTHMEFATETADAQVGRIMQALEDSGQLDDTLVVLTADHGSVAAAEGHFHGDFKPRNDYGFVNWYYGDALNDDPYLEPQAALLPLIDGTDDGTGATNVGLSYSDSSLNVWLKNQSPEKVAEAAAIMEDLADVTAVWQRNGDHFDLVTPVRWDRMHGAEKRWFATKAQELVDTQAAEYGPDLIATLPDNTTYSVLGDHGGIQRASQQIPIVFAGANTSHKDLRAEVRSVDIMPTILRALGIAPTVAPDGIAYELPTLKRGRH, from the coding sequence ATGGCTCAGCACCGTGCCCGCCTGCTCGCCGTCGTCGCCGCCTCGGCGGTCGCGCTCACCGTCGTCGGGACCCAGTCGGGTGCCCAGGCCGGGGGGCGCGGAGGGCACGGGCCGAGACCGCCCGACCGGCCGACGAAGGTCGTGGTCATCGTCGTCGACGCGCTCAGCAAGGAGATCGTCGAGACGTACGGCATGCGCAACGTGCAGGCGCTGATGAAGGACGGCGTCGACACGCCCAAGGGCTACCTGGGCCACACCGGGTCGGTCACGGTCGTCACTCACAACGTGGTCACGACGGGTGCGTCGCCCAAGCACATGGGCTGGACCAACGAGGGCTACCGCGACGTCGCCGGCTTGCTCGGCGCCCCCGGTGGCCTCTACATCACCAGCAACTTCGGCCGTGACCAGATGGCGCCGCTGCAGCAGGCGGCCGGCTACCCGCACCTGTCCGACTACCTCGACGACACCGGAAAGGTGTTCACCGTGAGCCCCAAGGGGTACGCCGCGTGGGGCCTCAGCGGTCCCGGGTCGGCGAACACCTCGACGATCACGTTCGGCAGCAAGACGTGCCCCGTCCCGGGGAGCAACCCTCCGGTGACCACCCGCCACCGCGCCCCGACGGGCTGGAACGTGCCGTCGTACTTCTCGGCGGACTGCGGCTCGCGATGGGTGGTGGCCCGCGACACGGGGTACGACACGCTCCAGTACCCGGCGCAGCTCTACCCCGCCACCGACAACCGCTACGTGGTCGGCAACGACCCGGCACACCAGGGCGGCGACATCTGGGCCACCGACGCCGTCCTCGAGATCATGGGCCAGGAGGGCGACGGCTGGAGCGGCATCTTCGTCAGCCTCCCCGGCGTCGACAAGGCCGCGCACATGTGGGGCGGCGTCAACGACCCGGAGGGCGCGACGCCGGGCTACGACCCGATGACGCACATGGAGTTCGCCACCGAGACCGCGGACGCCCAGGTCGGCCGGATCATGCAGGCGCTCGAGGACAGTGGCCAGCTCGACGACACGCTTGTCGTCCTCACTGCCGACCACGGTTCCGTCGCGGCCGCTGAAGGCCACTTCCACGGCGACTTCAAGCCGCGCAACGATTACGGCTTCGTCAACTGGTACTACGGCGACGCGCTGAACGACGACCCGTACCTCGAACCGCAGGCGGCCCTGCTGCCCTTGATCGACGGCACCGACGACGGCACCGGGGCGACCAATGTCGGCCTCTCCTACAGCGACTCCTCGCTCAACGTGTGGTTGAAGAACCAGTCCCCGGAGAAGGTCGCCGAGGCGGCGGCCATCATGGAGGACCTGGCCGACGTGACCGCGGTGTGGCAGCGCAACGGCGACCACTTCGATCTGGTGACCCCCGTGCGCTGGGACCGGATGCACGGCGCCGAGAAGCGGTGGTTTGCCACGAAGGCGCAGGAGCTCGTCGACACGCAGGCCGCCGAATACGGCCCCGACCTGATCGCGACGCTGCCCGACAACACGACGTACTCCGTCCTCGGCGACCACGGCGGCATCCAGCGCGCGTCGCAGCAGATCCCGATCGTCTTCGCCGGCGCCAACACGTCGCACAAGGACCTGCGCGCGGAGGTGAGGTCGGTCGACATCATGCCGACGATCCTGCGGGCGCTCGGGATCGCGCCGACAGTCGCGCCGGACGGCATCGCCTACGAGCTGCCGACCCTGAAGCGCGGCCGACACTAA
- the hisF gene encoding imidazole glycerol phosphate synthase subunit HisF, with product MSLAIRVIPCLDVDGGRVVKGVNFTELRDAGDPVELARLYDAEGADELTFLDISASHQGRATTMEVVSRCAEEVFIPLTVGGGVGSVQDVDRLLRAGADKVAVNTAAIHRPELVAEIADRFGNQVLVLSVDARRAAGTQSGFEVTTHGGRKSAGLDAIEWAVRAAELGAGEILLNAMDADGTTDGFDLELIRAVRREVGIPVIASGGAGAVEHFPPAVEAGADAVLAATVFHFGTLTIAEVKTGLSTAGHPVR from the coding sequence ATGAGCCTCGCGATCCGTGTCATCCCGTGCCTCGACGTCGACGGCGGGCGGGTGGTGAAGGGCGTCAACTTCACCGAGCTGCGTGACGCCGGCGACCCCGTCGAGCTCGCCCGGTTGTACGACGCCGAGGGTGCCGACGAGCTGACGTTCCTCGACATCTCCGCCTCCCACCAGGGCCGCGCCACCACGATGGAGGTGGTCAGCCGCTGCGCGGAGGAGGTCTTCATCCCGCTCACCGTGGGCGGCGGCGTCGGCAGCGTCCAGGACGTCGACCGGCTCCTGCGCGCGGGTGCCGACAAGGTGGCGGTCAACACCGCCGCGATCCACCGGCCCGAGCTGGTCGCGGAGATCGCCGACCGCTTCGGCAACCAGGTGCTCGTGCTGAGCGTGGACGCGCGACGCGCGGCCGGCACGCAGAGCGGCTTCGAGGTCACCACGCACGGCGGTCGGAAGAGCGCAGGGCTCGACGCGATCGAGTGGGCCGTGCGCGCCGCCGAGCTCGGGGCGGGCGAGATCCTGCTCAACGCGATGGACGCAGACGGCACGACCGACGGCTTCGACCTCGAGCTCATCCGCGCCGTACGCCGCGAGGTGGGTATCCCGGTCATCGCCAGCGGGGGAGCGGGTGCGGTCGAGCACTTCCCACCCGCGGTCGAGGCCGGTGCCGACGCGGTGCTGGCGGCCACGGTCTTCCACTTCGGGACGCTCACCATCGCAGAGGTCAAGACCGGTCTGTCCACAGCCGGCCATCCGGTCCGCTGA
- a CDS encoding sulfotransferase family protein produces the protein MLQVIGAGFGRTGTASTKAAIEMLLRRPCYHMFEALSHLEHQPAWLAAASGDPATLRGVLDGYGATVDWPGCSLWRELLALYPDAKVLLTVRPADRWWESYAETIHELMLMEIPDPAEVGQELVDLSVFGHVLTTRSFGSPYEEQSPDDLVAAYEQHNAAVRAGVPGDRLLEYDVTQGWEPLCDFLGLPVPDVPMPRTNDRQAFRELFGLEGPSREVDHPYTQEQIEGHFRAAAGDASAG, from the coding sequence ATGCTGCAGGTGATCGGGGCCGGGTTCGGCCGGACCGGGACGGCCTCGACGAAGGCAGCGATCGAGATGCTCCTGCGGCGACCGTGCTACCACATGTTCGAGGCGCTCTCGCACCTCGAGCACCAGCCTGCCTGGCTCGCGGCTGCGAGCGGTGACCCCGCCACGCTCCGCGGAGTCCTCGACGGCTACGGGGCCACCGTCGACTGGCCGGGCTGCTCGCTGTGGCGAGAGCTCCTGGCGCTCTACCCGGACGCGAAGGTGCTCCTGACCGTGCGCCCGGCCGACCGTTGGTGGGAGTCCTACGCGGAGACGATCCACGAGCTCATGCTCATGGAGATCCCCGACCCGGCGGAGGTCGGTCAGGAGCTCGTCGACCTGTCGGTCTTCGGCCACGTGCTCACCACGCGCTCCTTCGGCTCGCCCTACGAGGAGCAGTCGCCGGACGACCTGGTCGCCGCCTACGAGCAGCACAACGCCGCCGTACGCGCTGGGGTGCCGGGGGACCGGTTGCTGGAGTACGACGTCACGCAGGGCTGGGAACCCCTCTGCGACTTCCTCGGGCTGCCGGTCCCCGACGTCCCGATGCCGCGCACCAACGACCGCCAGGCCTTTCGCGAGCTGTTCGGGCTCGAAGGCCCGTCTCGGGAGGTCGATCACCCCTACACCCAGGAGCAGATCGAGGGCCACTTCCGTGCTGCCGCGGGCGACGCGTCCGCTGGCTGA
- the priA gene encoding bifunctional 1-(5-phosphoribosyl)-5-((5-phosphoribosylamino)methylideneamino)imidazole-4-carboxamide isomerase/phosphoribosylanthranilate isomerase PriA, giving the protein MPSTPEQPYLELLPAVDIKGGQAVQLVQGVDGSEKRFGDPVEAALRWQEAGAEWIHLVDLDAAFGHGHNRELQARIVGTLDIQVEMSGGIRDDESLEAAMAAGCRRVNIGTAALEQPEWCARAIATYGDRVAVGLDVRGTTLAARGWTRDGGDLYETLARLDSEGCARYVVTDVNKDGMLQGPNLQLLRDVCAATDKPVVASGGVTTLDDIRALMTLVDEGVEGAIAGTALYEGRFTLEDALALTKPVP; this is encoded by the coding sequence ATGCCCAGCACCCCCGAGCAGCCCTACCTCGAGCTCCTACCTGCCGTGGACATCAAGGGCGGCCAGGCCGTCCAGCTGGTGCAGGGGGTGGACGGATCCGAGAAGCGGTTCGGTGACCCGGTCGAGGCGGCGCTGCGCTGGCAGGAGGCCGGTGCGGAGTGGATCCACCTCGTCGACCTCGACGCCGCCTTCGGCCACGGGCACAACCGCGAGCTCCAGGCCCGGATCGTCGGGACCCTCGACATCCAGGTCGAGATGAGCGGCGGCATCCGCGACGACGAGTCGCTGGAGGCCGCGATGGCGGCGGGGTGCCGGCGGGTCAACATCGGCACCGCCGCGCTCGAGCAGCCCGAGTGGTGCGCCCGCGCCATCGCGACGTACGGCGACCGGGTCGCGGTCGGGCTCGACGTGCGTGGCACGACGCTGGCCGCGCGGGGCTGGACCCGCGACGGCGGCGACCTCTACGAGACCCTCGCCCGCCTCGACTCCGAGGGGTGCGCCCGCTACGTCGTCACCGACGTCAACAAGGACGGCATGCTGCAGGGCCCCAACCTCCAGCTGCTGCGCGACGTCTGCGCCGCCACCGACAAGCCGGTCGTGGCCAGCGGCGGCGTCACCACTCTCGACGACATCCGCGCGCTCATGACCCTCGTCGACGAGGGCGTCGAGGGTGCCATCGCCGGCACCGCGCTCTACGAGGGCCGCTTCACCCTCGAGGACGCCCTGGCGTTGACGAAGCCGGTGCCGTGA